The Mucilaginibacter sp. PAMB04168 genome contains the following window.
CTAACAACCAATGATCATAAACCTAACAGTATGCTATGCAAAAAATGATTACTAAAAGCTTGAAAAAAGAGTTGCTGCTTTTATGCGCACTGCTGTTGTTTTGTTGCAGTGCTGCACTATCGCAAAACAAAGTGTTACGAGGAACCGTGACCAACAACCAGGGCGAAGCCTTACCCGGCGTAACCGTGCAATTAAAGGGTGCTAAAACCAGTCAGGTAACTGACGGCGGAGGCCGTTTCAACGTACCAGCCGGCCCAAACCAAAACGTACTGATCTTTTCCATGATTGGTTTTGCCACCCGGGAAGTTGCCATTACCGGAACCACGCCGGCTAAAGTAGTGCTTACCGAAACCACTACCAACATGAGTGAGGTAGTCGTTATTGGCTACGGCACAGCTCAACGTAAGGATTTAACAGGCTCGGTAGGTAGCGTAGATATTGCCGACTTGCAAAAGTCTGTTGTAAAATCGTTTGATGAAGCGCTTGCGGGGCGTGTTGCCGGCGTGCAGGTAAACTCGGCCGAAGGTCAGCCCGGTGCTGGTATCAATATCGTTATACGTGGTTATAATTCCATTACACAAAACAACTATCCTTTGGTTGTAATTGATGGTTTTCCTTTCGAGTCGCCTGCTGGTAATGCTGTTAACCCGCTTACCACACTTGACCCAAACGATATAGAATCAATTGATGTGCTGAAGGATGCTTCATCTACAGCAATTTATGGCGCACGGGGTGCTAATGGCGTAATTATAGTAACCACCAAACGTGGTAAAATTGGAGCCCCTACAATCACCTATAATGGTTATTACGGCTGGCAGGAGAATAAGAAGCGCATGAAGCTTTTAGATCCGTACGAATTTGTAAAACTGCAATATGAAATTGTACCTACTACAACAACTTCACTGTTTTTGCAAAACGGCCGTACTATAGATAGTTATCGGGATATAGCCGGCGTAAACTGGGAGGACCAAATCACCCGTGTTGCACCTATGCAGAACCATTATATATCTATGACGGGGGGCACAGATAAAACACGCTATAGCGTGTCGTTATCTACCGTAAGTCAGGATGGTATTATCATTAACAGCGGCACTAAACGTACTCAGGGAAGGATAAGCCTGGACCAGGATGTAAATAACAAACTCAAGGTTGGCATTAATGCTACCTATGCTTATAACTCCGTTAATGGAACGCCGGTATCGGCAACCAACAGCAGCAGTAATTTATACCTTTTGCAAAATGTATGGAGCTACCGCCCTGTTGCTACATCAGCCTCCGATGATTTGCTGAACTCACTGCGTGACCCATCAGTAGATCCAACAACAGATGCGCGGGTTAACCCGGTATTGTCTGCACAAAATGAACTCCGTAGAAGCTTTGGCACCAGTTTTAACAGCAATGCTTATGTAGAATATGCCATTCTTAAAGAGTTGAAGCTTCGGGTTAGTGGTGGCATAAACAGAAGTGTACGTGAAGATGACGCTTTCAACGGTGCTTTATCCCGTGTGGGTTCTACCGGTAATTACCGCGTTAGCGGTGGCGAAACCTTTTTTAATTCAAATACGTGGCAAACAGCTAATACTTTAACGTATTTAAAAAGGTTCAACAAAAAGCATTTGGTAAATGCCGTACTGGGATTTAGTGCAGAAAGCGGCGATTCGAAGGTGTTTGGCGGGTATGCTGTATTACTTCCTAATGAAAACTTAGGCCTAAGTGGTTTAGATGAAGGCACGCCAAATACAATTACCTCAATCTCCAGCAATTATACCAGAAACGCAATTTTTGCGAGGTTGAACTACACCTACAATGACCGGTATATTTTCACGTTCACCGGTCGCCAGGAAGGGTCATCAAGATTTTCTACCGGCAAGCGCGTTGGTTATTTCCCATCCGGAGCTTTCGCATGGAAGTTTAGTGAAGAGGGCTTTGCCAAAAGAATGAACTTTCTATCAACTGGTAAATTCAGAGCATCATACGGCGCTACAGCTAACGACGGTGTAGGTAACTTTGCTATTTACCCGAGCTTAGCCATCACGAATACATCCGGATATATGTTTGGAGGTGTGGATACCAAAGGCATCATCGCATCAAGTTTGGGTAATGCTGATCTGAAATGGGAAACTACCCGGCAACTGGACATGGGCATTGATCTTGGTTTCTTTAAAGACCGGTTGTTATTAACAGTGGATGCTTACCGTAAAACTACTGATGACCTGTTATTGAACCGTGACCTGTCGCCAAGTACCGGTTATAGTAACGCTTTTCAGAACATCGGTAAAGTGCAAAATCAGGGGTTAGAGATCACATTATCGGGCACGGCTGTACGTACCAAAAACTTTAGCTGGAGCAGCAACTTTAACATAGCGTTCAATAGTAACAAGGTTTTGGCGCTCGCCGGTGGTCAAAACTTCATGACATCGAACCAGAACTGGTCGGCTGATTGGGCCAGCATTCCTGCTTATGTGGCTATTGTTGGCCAGCCTATATCTGCCTTTTATGGTTTGATTTATGATGGCACTTACAAGTATGAAGATTTTATCCAAACAGGTAACACTTACCTATTAAAATCTAACATTACCGCCAATGGCGAAGTGCGCGCTAATGTGCAGCCTGGTGATGCAAAATACCGTGACCTTAACGGCGACCTGATTATTAATGACCTGGATAAAGTCGCTATAGGTCGTGCTTATCCAATTCACCAGGGTGGTTTTTCCAATAATTTCAGCTACAAAGCTTTTGACCTGAGCGTATTTATGCAATGGTCATACGGTAATGACATTATCAATGCCAACAGGCTGATCTTGGAAACCGGATCGGTATTTAACACCAACCAGTTTGCTACGTTTGCCGATCGCTGGTCGCCTCAAAATCCTACATCTGATATTCCGGCTGCAAAGGGTCAAACTTACCAGTCTTATTCTACCCGTATTATTGAAGACGGATCCTTCCTGCGTTTGAAAACCGTATCATTTGGTTACACGCTGCCTGCTTCAGTAGCATCAAAGTTAAAGATGAAAACTTTAAGAGCGTACGTAACTGCACAAAACCTGTATACCTGGACCAAGTACACCGGCTATGACCCGGAAGTATCAGTACGTAACTCAGCGCTTACACCTGGCTTTGATTACTCGGCTTATCCAAGAGCGAGAACAATTGTAATAGGCCTAAATACTTCATTTTAAACTACCTGTAATTAGATATTATTATGAAAAGAACTTTGATCACTATAATTACTTGTGCGGGTGTTTTATGCAGCACTGCGTGCAAAAAATTTTTGGATACCACACCTACAGACTTTGTTTCGCCTGCTAACTATTACCAGAACGAGGAGCAGGTTAATGCGGCACTTACCGGAGTTTACGATGCCTTAGGCAAAAGCGGCACTTATGGCCGGTATTTGTGGTTCGAAATGGATATAGCAGACGACAGCTTTTATTCGCTTCCATCATCTGTGCAAGACGTAGCTTTGTATAACTACAGCCCGGCCGACGCCAAGCTGTTATCTACCTGGACTACCTTATATCAGGGGATAAACCAGGCAAACATGCTTCTTGACAATATTGACAAGGCTAATATGGGCCAGGTAGCTAAGGATAATGCAAGAGGTCAGGCCTTATTTCTGCGGGCGTATTACTACTTTATACTCGCAAACAACTGGGGCGATGTGCCGCTGAGACTTACAGCAACTGCTACAGTATCAGAAACAGATTTTCCTAAATCATCTTACCGTGCTGTTTATGCTCAGGTGGTTTCGGATATGGAAAAAGCCGCTGATATGGTTAGCGCTAATACCGCTTACAGTTATAACAGCCGTGTAACCAAATCGGTGGTATGGGGTATGCTGGCCAGGGTAAATCTTAAAATGGCTGGTGCCCCTATGCGTGATGCCTCACGCTTTGCAGAGGCACGTAAATGGGCTAACAAGGTAATGACTGATGCTCCGCACTCGCTGAACCCTGATTACAAACAGGTATTCAAAAATATGTGCGCTCACATTTATGACCTGAAAGAAAGCATTTGGGAGGTTGAGTTTAACTTAAAAAATGGCACCCAAGACGAAGGTGGTTCGGTAGGAGTAATCAATGGCATAGGTACTACCAATCCAACGGTAGGTTACAGCTATGGCGCCAAACGTACTACGGCACGTTACTATAACTCCTTCGCTTTAGGCGATTTACGCCGTGACTGGTCTATCAGTCCTTATAGCTATACGTCATCAACTTCGTCTGTTCAGGTTCCATTTACCGCCGCGCAGATCTATAACCGTTTTGATGCCAAATGGCGCAGGGAGTTTGAAGGGAATTCTACGAAGTTTACTAACACGTCGGCCATCAATTTCCCACTGCTACGGTATGCAGATGTATTACTGATGTTTGCTGAAGCCGAAAACGAAGTAAACGGCCCAACAGCTGCTGCTTACAACGCCGTGAACCTTGTTCGGGAACGTGCGTATGGTGTTCCGCTTGGGCTGGCCACCGCCACACAGGCCGATTTGGCAACCGGTTTCGACAAGGCAGCATTCCGCGAAGCCGTGCGCAGGGAGCGCTCGCTTGAACTGGGTTATGAAGGCCTGCGCCGATTTGACCTTATCCGTTGGAGTGTATTTGTACCGACTATGAAGGCAGTAGCCAATGAGATCACCACCGGTGCAGGCTCAACATACAGCTACGGTGCACGTTCTGGCCAAAACGTAACTGACCGCGACACCCTCTTTGCCATACCGGCCAGAGAGCTGTCAGTTAACCCAAGCATGACACAAAACAAAGGTTTTTAATCAATCACATTTGAAAAAGATGAACAAGACGCACACATGGAGATTGATCATAGGATTGATTGGTCTTACACTGATATATTCCTGCAAGGATAAAAATGTTGAAGCTCCCGAGTTCAACGTAGACACCGATAAAGCTGAGTACAAGGTAGGAGAGGCAGTAAATTTTAAAATATCAGGTGATCCTGATGTGATTAGCTTTTACTCGGGCGAGAAAGGCAAAGAATATCAATTTAAAGACCGTACCACAGCTAACGGAAAAGTTAGCTTAAGCATGACTACTCAAGTGCTTTTCGGTCGCCAGCCCAATAACCTTGCTTTGCTTTATTCAACCGACTTTAATGGTTTGTATGATGCCGCAAACGTTAGGGCCGCTACCTGGACAGATATCACCAGTAGGTTCAAACTATCAACCGTTGTTCCGGGCGGATCTGGTGTTCAGACCCCTTCAGGCGTGGTTGATATATCGGATCTGCCGGTAGCAGGTAAACCTATTTACTTTGCTTTTAAATACACCGGGGATGCAGTTACAGGAACCACGCCAACACAAAATACCTGGCGTGTTTATGCGTTCGATTTAACCAATACCTTGCCTGATGGTAGTGTACTAAACGTATCATCAGCGTCAACAGCAGGCTGGTTAGCTATAGACTTTGTTAACACCGCTAATAAATGGACGATCCAAACTGCCGCACCATTCATTTTCTTTAATCCCAACAGTACCTTGGTAGCATCAGAAGACTGGGCGCTTACAAAAGCTTTGTTTCCCAATAATGTAGATCCCGATGTTGCTGCACCTATTAAAACCTATTTGCAAACTGTAAACGACTATAAATACACTTATACCACTCCAGGCACTTACACGGTAACATTTGTAGGCACTAACGGCAAAAATACTGGTTCGAGCAGTGTTGTTAAACAATTAACTATCGTAGTTAAATAATTGAACCTGAATAAATATAATGAGACAAGTAATAGGATTTAAGTTTTTAACAACTGGTTTGTTGGCGTTCTGTCTGGCTTATGCAGCCTTTGCGCAGGAGGTTAAGATTGACAGCAATTATATCAACAGCCATTATACAGAGCGTATGGATTTTTTCCATGCGTTGCCGGTGCAGAAACACGCTATCGTATTTCTGGGTAACAGCATTACCGAACATGGCGAATGGCCTGAACTAGTTGCCGGTAAAAAGCCGGTAATTAACCGTGGCATTGGCGGCGATAACACCTTTGGTTTGCGTGCCCGCCTTAATGAGGTTCTGGCTGATGAGCCATCTAAGATATTTCTGCTCATCGGCATTAATGATCTGTTTCGTAAGCTGCCTTATGAGGTAACGGTTAGCAACTACAAGCGCATCATCAGCGCAGTTAGAACTAAGTCACCTAAAACAAAGCTTTACATCCAAAGCGTGCTTCCTATTAACGAAGATATGCTGAAGCAGCCTTATGCCGCGGGGCGGAACGCTATGGTGCTGGAACTGAACAAACGCATAGAGGCTTTAGCTACGACAGAAAAGATACCTTTTATCAATCTTCATCCGCTCTTCCTTGACGCAGAAGGTAAACTAAAACGCGAGCTCACGCTTGATGGTGTACACCTGAAGCCAAAGGCTTACGTCACATGGATAGAATATTTAAAGAGCAGCCACTATTTATAATAGAGAAAGTTTCGCTTACTCTACAAATACCAAAAACAGATAACATTATTACTACATCAACAATGCAAGATTACAGTCTTCTTTACAAAAAAGAATTACTCGAAAATATCATTCCTTTCTGGAGTAACCATTCTATTGACAAGGAGCATGGGGGTTTCTTCACCTGCCTGGACCGTGCCGGCCAGGTATATGACACCGACAAGTTCATGTGGCTGCAGGGACGCCAGATTTGGACGTACTCTATGCTGTATAATAACGTAGAACAAAATCCTGCATTCTTGGACGTAGCTCGTCATGGAGCCGACTTTATTTTAAAAAATGGCAGGGATACTGATGGCAACTTTTACTTTTCGCTTAACCGTGAAGGAAAGCCGCTTGTGCAGCCTTACAACATTTTTTCAGATTGCTTTGCCGCCATGGGCCTTGGTGCATTGTATAAAGTTGATGGTAAAGACGAATACGGCCAGGTAGCTAAAGATACATTCGAGAACATTTTGCGCCGTCGTGACAACCCGAAAGGCAAATACAGCAAAGGCTTTCCGGGCACGCGCGATCTGAAAAACTTTGCACTGCCAATGATCCTTTGTAACCTTTCGCTTGAGTTGGAGCATCTGCTGGACAAACAATTGGTGGACAATTTGATAGAAGAAGTGCTGCACGAGGTGCTTGATGTATTTTACGATGATGCAACCGGGATGATTGTAGAGAATGTATACCTCGATGGTAGCTTTTCTGACTCGCATGAAGGGCGTTTACTTAATCCCGGTCATGTGATAGAAGCCATGTGGTTCATCATGGACCTGGGTGTGCGGCGTAACGATCGCAGTTTGATTGAAAAAGCAGTAACTATCGCCCTGCGTACATTAAAGTTTGGCTGGGATGAAAAACACGGCGGTATACTTTATTTTAAAGACATTAAAGGCCACCCTGTGCAACAGTTGGAGTGGGATCAGAAACTTTGGTGGGTGCACGTGGAGGCTTTGGTTTGTATGGCCAAAGCATACCAGTTAACCGGTAATGAAGATTGCAAAGAGTGGTTCGATATACTGCACAATTATACATGGTCGCACTATCGTGATGATCAGTATGGCGAATGGTTTGGTTACCTCAACCGGCAGGGTGAAGTTTTGCTGAATTTGAAAGGTGGCAAATGGAAAGGTTGTTTCCATATACCAAGAGCGCTTTACCAGTTATATAAAACACTTGAGGTACAGAAAGCATTAACAGCCGATCCATTATCTTAATTACTTAGTAAGTCCTCTCTTTTAACTAAGAGAGGACTTTAATTTATTGCCTGTTTCATAAGGCACAAAGAGTAATTTCATGAAAATATATCATATAACCTCAACATATAAATGGCGCGTTTAAACTTACTTGAAGAAACTAGGTTTGAAAAAATACCGGTAACAATTTATGAAAGCTCTATGCTGGCCAGTATTGCTGTAGCCCACCGCATAGGCGAATTGATCAGGTCTAAACAGGCAGAAAACAAAACTACAGTACTTGGTTTGGCTACAGGCGTTACACCAATAAAAGTATATGCCGAATTAGTGCGCATGCACCAGGAAGAGGGCTTGAGCTTTAAAAATGTGGTCACCTTCAACCTCGACGAATACTATCCTATGAAACCAACGTCGGTTCAGAGCTATGTGGCTTTCATGAAGGAGAACTTGTTTAATCATATCGACATTGATGCCGGCAATGTGCACATTCCCGACGGTACGCTGAGTCAGGATCAGATTGCTGCATTTTGTCTGGAATATGAACGGAAAATTACCCATCTTGGTGGACTGGACCTGCAAATACTGGGCATTGGACGTACCGGGCATATAGGCTTTAATGAGCCAGGGTCGGCACCTAACTCCGGTACCCGGCTGGTTACCCTCGACGATCTTACACGTAGCGATGCCGCACGCGACTTTGGTGGTAAAGAGAATGTTCCTGCCAAAGCAATAACCATGGGCGTTGGCACTATATTCAAAGCTAAGGAAATCATTCTGATGGCTTGGAGCGCCAAAAAAGCGCCAATCATCAAAAAAGCTGTAGAAGGCGAAATTTCTGGTGAAGTGCCGGCCACTTATTTGCAGTTATCGCAGAATGTAGAGTTTGTTGTTGATCGGGACGCCGCATCTGAGTTGACACGCTTAGATACGCCGTGGCTGGTAAAAGATTGCGTGTGGGATGAGCAAACCATAAAAAAAGCAGTAATTTGGTTATCACAAACGTTAAATAAACCAATCCTCAAGTTAACCGAGGAAGATTATAATACCCATGGCATGGCACAGCTGGCTACCGAAAAGGGGCCGGTTTACAACATTAATATCCACATATTTAATAAACTGCAACACACCATTACCGGCTGGCCTGGTGGTAAGCCCAACGCAGACGATAGCCAACGGCCAGAACGCGCCCAACCCGCTGTTAAGCGGGCCGTTGTGTTTTCGCCACACCCTGATGATGATGTAATATCAATGGGAGGCACATTCATTCGCCTGGCCGATCAGGGGCATGAGGTGCATGTGGCTTACCAAACATCGGGCAACACCGCCGTATGGGATGATGATGTGCTGCGCTTCATGGAATTTACCATTGACTTTAACAAGTCGCAGGGGCTTGACGTTGCCCAGCTGCAAAATATGTACGCTGATATGCGCATCTTTACCCAAAGCAAGCAGCCCAACCAAGCCGATACTAAAGAGGTGCGCACAGTTAAAGGCTTGATCAGAAAAGGTGAAGCCATTGCCGGTGCGCGCTTTGCGGGTTTACCTGATGAGCGTATTCATTTTATGGCCCTGCCATTTTATGATCGTTTTAAATACGAGAAGGTGAGTGATTATGAGGATGATATCAGGCAGACCATGGAACTGCTCAACAGCATCAAGCCTCACCAAATCTTTGCTGCAGGTGATTTCGCAGATCCGCATGGTACACATAAAATATGTTTTGATGTAGTTTTGAAAGCCCTGATCAGGTTAAAGGAAACCGAGGAGTGGACTAAACACTGCTGGTTGTGGCTGTACCGTGGTGCATGGCATGAATTCGCCATTCATGAAATCGAGATGGCTGTACCACTATCACCGCAGGAAGTAGAGCGCAAGCGGTTGGCCATCTTCAAACACCAATCACAAAAAGACATTCCGGTTTTCCCGGGCGACGATGCGCGTGAGTTTTGGGTGAGGGCAGAGGATCGTACCAGCGAAACCGCACGTTGTTACAACATGCTCGGCTTGGCCGAATATGAAGCTATTGAAGCCTTTGTAAGATGGAGGTTTTAAAAAGAACGCTAGAATTAAATTACTAAGATGAAGTTTACACCTATACGTTATATTCTGCTAATTTGCTTATTACTGACATTTTCGTCAAGCGGGTTCGCCGTTCAAGGCCGTTTCTCCGTTTCAAAGCATGATACGCTGAAGATCTTTATAATTGGCAACAGCTTTTCGGGAAATGCTACTACCTACCTGCCGCAGCTTGCAAAAGAAGGTGGCCATATCATAAAATTTGGCCGTGCCGAACTGGGCGGTTGTTCATTGAAACAACATTGGGATGGCGTTGTGGCTGCAGAAGCTAATGCTGATGATGTAAAAGGGAAGATATACAAAGGCAAATCAATGAAGGAATTACTTGCGGCTGATAAGTGGGACATTGTTACCATTCAGCAATATTCGCGTTTGTCGTCTTCAGTAGCAACTTACGAGCCTTATATCAGTAACCTTTATGAGTTCATCAAAAAGCAGCAGCCAAAAGCAAGGATTGTACTTCACGAAACCTGGGCTTACAGGAGAGATGCCAAACAATGGGGCCTAATTACGGAAAAGGAAGAAGCTGCAAATGATGAACAGATGCACGAAAAACTAAAAGCTAATTACTTAACATTTGCAGGCAAGCTGCACACAGGTATAATTCCCACAGGCGAGGCATTCTGGATTATGCGGAACAACCGTAGCTGGGCATATCAGCCAGTTAGCGAAGCTGTAGTAAAAGCGGTGGTATATCCGGAAATCCCACCTCAACCATACTCCTTAAATATGGGCTATTACTGGCTACCTGATAAAACCCTGAAGTTTGATCCAAATCACGCCAATGTTGCCGGCTGCTACCTGGGATCATTGGTTTGGTATCACTACCTTTTCGGTGGTAAATTGAAAAAGGTAAAATATAAGCCAGCAGAAGTCAGTGACGAGTTTGCAGCTCAGCTCAAGAAAGCTGCTACTTCCGCATTCAAAGTTTCAGGATTTTAAGTTAATAGCAAGCTCAGATTTAACCCGCTAAATCTGAATTGCGTGGCAAATAGTGCAAGGAAGTTGTGTTTGTAACTGCATCTTTGGTGCTTTTGGGAAAGTTCACTATCGTGTTTTGATGCTTAGCCGTGCCTATGTTTGTAGAACCGGGTACTGCATGTAAAGCAGTTTTAATGTCTTCAGCGCTACAGTAAGTGAGTACATCAATTAGTAGGATGACAGGGTACTCAATAGCTTTGGAACCTGATGATGGGCTAATGTAAGTGGGCAACCAGGGGCGTATTTAGCTGAAAAATGTTTCATACAGTGGCTTGTTCACTCGGTTGCAACAGCGTGATTTACCGGGTAGCCGTTATGATCCGGATAATAACTGATGAAAAACTGTTGTTGAAAATTACTTTCCATTATTAACAGCGGTGAATGTTATCAACGCTATGGACACGTTGCCAACGCAGCTATGGCCGACGTTTGTGTAGCATACTGGGCATTACCTGTAAGTGTAAGCGCAATGCTGGTTTCAATCACAGTGCGCGATGGTTTCGTATCAATTTGGCTGGGTATGTATCTTTTATATGAGTAAAGCGGTAAGGCATTTAGCAGAATTAATTGCTTTTTAAACGGACAAAGATCTGAAAGGGAGGGGTTGTTGGTTATGCTTGCCCAGGTTACATTCAAATTATCCAGGCCCGACAATGATGTTAGAACCGGATTGCCGGTTATTGTTAAACCTACGGGTTTGGCCGGCAATATACCATTGGTGCTGATTGCGTTGAGCGATAGCGAAGTGAGGTTTTCTAAACCTTTGAAACTTTTTAAGTTAGCACAGTTAGAAACTATAAGCTCGCTGACACTTTGCAGCTTCGCAAATGCACTCATGTCAATAACAGGCAGTTTAACCAGGTTTAGTGAGTTGGTTATTTTTGTTAACGTGCTAAAATCAATGTGATTAATCTGCGGGCAATCGTTAATTCTAAGGATCGTACTCTGCCGTAGTGCCCTAAAACTGATGGAACGCAAATTAGGCATGATGCTCAAGGTGATGTCAGATGCACTGGCTACCCTGTCTATGGCTAATGAATGGAGCCCGACCTCGTACAGGCGTATGCTTGCCGCCGAGGTGAGCGATGTAAAATCTGCTTCAGTAAGCAGCGGGCAGGCAAATATATATAGCGTATTCAAACTGCTCAGTTTACCTAACGTAAGTTTTGTAAGTTGCGGGCAAGAAACAATAGAAAGATTAGTTGCTTTAGTTAAACTGCTTAGATCGATGCTTGTTGCTGCTGAATGAGGTCCATTAGGAGCAAGGTCTACACCTGCAAATATAGAATTTGGACCTAAAGTTATAGAGCCTGCAGACGTCAATTTCCTTAGGTTAATATCACGCAGTATTAACGTGTTAATACTTATATCTTTGGTAACAGCAATCAGTATATTATCCAATCCGGCAATGGAAGTAATTTCAAACCCTGTTATGCTAAGATTGCCAGTGATGGTAAGTGCCGGATTGTCTTTATTCAATGTCACAAAAGCATCTACCTGCGCTTGTGTATTCAGTATCACATCGCCCGAAGTATAAGCAGATGTAGGCAAATCCTTGGCTTTATCATAATAAAAATCACCCCCTTCTGCCCTTTGGCTGCCTATGGTTACTGTTACCTTTCCACTGTTTGTAACCGGCGCAATAACAGTAATTTTTGTATTAGTAACCGACTTAACTGTTGCGGGTACGCCATTTAGTGATACAGATACTTCACTTAGTGAGGAGCCAAAATTGCTACCTAAAATATCCACAGACATTCCGGCGCTGATAGCTAAAGGGCTTACACCTGTAACCGTTATGGCTACAGCCGGTGTATTAGGATTTCCAGGTGTTGGAGTATTATTGCTTTGTGGAATGATTTCAGATCGGGGAGTGGAAATTTTGTCTTTCTTGCAAGCGGCAACAATAACTGCTACAAGGAAACTAAAGAGTAAAAGTTTTTTCAATGTGATAACGATGATTTGGTAAACAGGTACCATTCAAAGTTAAGGCACAATAAACGCCTGTACAATCCTGCAAACTGGGGGATATTTAAAGGGAAACGTTTGGAGAGCTACACAATCCACTTGTTACTACCGGCAACTTTTAAGGCCTCGGCCTTACTGTTAACCGCCAATTTTTGGTAGATATTCTTAATGTGACTGCGAACGGTTTCTTTACTGATGAACAGGTCAAGCGCTATTTTTGTATAGCTTTTACCTGCAGCAATGCCCCTGAGCACATCCGTTTCCCGTTCAGAGAGAGGCGAGTTTTGCGGCCGGTTGAAGGATTGCACCACCATTTTTGCAATATTGAGGCTCATAGGTGCACCTCCCGAAAAGGCCTCATTGAGATTTCTGACAATTCCATCCGTATCCGAGTTTTTAACAATGTAGCCCCCTGCGCCTGCACATAGCGAACGAAATACCTTATCACTGTCTTCCAGCACGGTAATAATGAGAACAATGCACTCAGGCTGTCGTTTTTTGATTTGCATGGTGCCATCAATACCGTTCATGCCGGGCAGGTCAATGTCCATCAGTACCAAGTCGGGAGTATCGGTCACCAGCTTTTTCAATGCCTCTTCGCAAGAAGAATATTGGCCGCATACCTGGTAGTCGGCAGCGCTGTCAATCACGGCAGCAAAACCGTTCCTGATCACAACGTTATCTTCAATAATGGCAATCTTCTTCTTCATGCGTTAAACAGCTGTACTTGTTGGCACGGTGATCTCTATTCGGGTTCCGGCTGGCTGATTTGACAATGTAAACTCAAATCCATTCTTTTGGCAGCGCCACTCCATATTAGCTAATCCATAATGTTGTTCATTAATATCAGCAGCCTTCCAGTTGCCATCGTCCTGTATACTGTAAGTAAGCTGACCTGAACAGCAACGCATCTCAAATAGTACTTCACGCGCTTCTGCATGTTTTACCACATTGGTCATCGCCTCTTTGAAGATATATATAATATTTAACGCTGCTGATGGCGCAAGCTGAAAAAGCGGACATTCATCGTTTGATGATGAAA
Protein-coding sequences here:
- a CDS encoding TonB-dependent receptor; its protein translation is MITKSLKKELLLLCALLLFCCSAALSQNKVLRGTVTNNQGEALPGVTVQLKGAKTSQVTDGGGRFNVPAGPNQNVLIFSMIGFATREVAITGTTPAKVVLTETTTNMSEVVVIGYGTAQRKDLTGSVGSVDIADLQKSVVKSFDEALAGRVAGVQVNSAEGQPGAGINIVIRGYNSITQNNYPLVVIDGFPFESPAGNAVNPLTTLDPNDIESIDVLKDASSTAIYGARGANGVIIVTTKRGKIGAPTITYNGYYGWQENKKRMKLLDPYEFVKLQYEIVPTTTTSLFLQNGRTIDSYRDIAGVNWEDQITRVAPMQNHYISMTGGTDKTRYSVSLSTVSQDGIIINSGTKRTQGRISLDQDVNNKLKVGINATYAYNSVNGTPVSATNSSSNLYLLQNVWSYRPVATSASDDLLNSLRDPSVDPTTDARVNPVLSAQNELRRSFGTSFNSNAYVEYAILKELKLRVSGGINRSVREDDAFNGALSRVGSTGNYRVSGGETFFNSNTWQTANTLTYLKRFNKKHLVNAVLGFSAESGDSKVFGGYAVLLPNENLGLSGLDEGTPNTITSISSNYTRNAIFARLNYTYNDRYIFTFTGRQEGSSRFSTGKRVGYFPSGAFAWKFSEEGFAKRMNFLSTGKFRASYGATANDGVGNFAIYPSLAITNTSGYMFGGVDTKGIIASSLGNADLKWETTRQLDMGIDLGFFKDRLLLTVDAYRKTTDDLLLNRDLSPSTGYSNAFQNIGKVQNQGLEITLSGTAVRTKNFSWSSNFNIAFNSNKVLALAGGQNFMTSNQNWSADWASIPAYVAIVGQPISAFYGLIYDGTYKYEDFIQTGNTYLLKSNITANGEVRANVQPGDAKYRDLNGDLIINDLDKVAIGRAYPIHQGGFSNNFSYKAFDLSVFMQWSYGNDIINANRLILETGSVFNTNQFATFADRWSPQNPTSDIPAAKGQTYQSYSTRIIEDGSFLRLKTVSFGYTLPASVASKLKMKTLRAYVTAQNLYTWTKYTGYDPEVSVRNSALTPGFDYSAYPRARTIVIGLNTSF
- a CDS encoding RagB/SusD family nutrient uptake outer membrane protein is translated as MKRTLITIITCAGVLCSTACKKFLDTTPTDFVSPANYYQNEEQVNAALTGVYDALGKSGTYGRYLWFEMDIADDSFYSLPSSVQDVALYNYSPADAKLLSTWTTLYQGINQANMLLDNIDKANMGQVAKDNARGQALFLRAYYYFILANNWGDVPLRLTATATVSETDFPKSSYRAVYAQVVSDMEKAADMVSANTAYSYNSRVTKSVVWGMLARVNLKMAGAPMRDASRFAEARKWANKVMTDAPHSLNPDYKQVFKNMCAHIYDLKESIWEVEFNLKNGTQDEGGSVGVINGIGTTNPTVGYSYGAKRTTARYYNSFALGDLRRDWSISPYSYTSSTSSVQVPFTAAQIYNRFDAKWRREFEGNSTKFTNTSAINFPLLRYADVLLMFAEAENEVNGPTAAAYNAVNLVRERAYGVPLGLATATQADLATGFDKAAFREAVRRERSLELGYEGLRRFDLIRWSVFVPTMKAVANEITTGAGSTYSYGARSGQNVTDRDTLFAIPARELSVNPSMTQNKGF
- a CDS encoding DUF5017 domain-containing protein is translated as MNKTHTWRLIIGLIGLTLIYSCKDKNVEAPEFNVDTDKAEYKVGEAVNFKISGDPDVISFYSGEKGKEYQFKDRTTANGKVSLSMTTQVLFGRQPNNLALLYSTDFNGLYDAANVRAATWTDITSRFKLSTVVPGGSGVQTPSGVVDISDLPVAGKPIYFAFKYTGDAVTGTTPTQNTWRVYAFDLTNTLPDGSVLNVSSASTAGWLAIDFVNTANKWTIQTAAPFIFFNPNSTLVASEDWALTKALFPNNVDPDVAAPIKTYLQTVNDYKYTYTTPGTYTVTFVGTNGKNTGSSSVVKQLTIVVK
- a CDS encoding GDSL-type esterase/lipase family protein, which translates into the protein MRQVIGFKFLTTGLLAFCLAYAAFAQEVKIDSNYINSHYTERMDFFHALPVQKHAIVFLGNSITEHGEWPELVAGKKPVINRGIGGDNTFGLRARLNEVLADEPSKIFLLIGINDLFRKLPYEVTVSNYKRIISAVRTKSPKTKLYIQSVLPINEDMLKQPYAAGRNAMVLELNKRIEALATTEKIPFINLHPLFLDAEGKLKRELTLDGVHLKPKAYVTWIEYLKSSHYL